AAACTACCACTGCGGCAACTGTTAAGCTCAAAGGGTTCGCGGTGCCCAGGGCAAAGGTGCCCTGAGCCCCCGCCGACAGGTGATGAACAGTTACCCATCCTGAACAATTCCCGGATCCGTGAGAGGAAAAATCATTGCCGTGTCCGAAGACAGTCCCTGCTGCCCACCCCCTAATTTGAAATCGCCGCAAGCTGGACCCTGCTCTCCGCCCGAGTCTGAGCCAACTAGCGTGCAGTCCTGTTGCCCGCCAGAGAAAGTGCGCGAACTACCCGGCTATCGCCTGTGGCCTTTTGTCGGCGGCTGGTTTGCCACATCCGTCGGCCAAGTGCCCCAGGTATGCACCCGCCTGACCTGGGGCGACCATCTGGGCCACTGGCAGATGCGCTGGGGCATCGGCCGTCTGCGCTACCGCATCGCACCCGGACTCTACGCCGTGGGCTGTCCCGATGCTGATGCCCCGGTGGTGGTGACGGCCAACTACAAGATGAGCTTTGATGCACTACGCCGGGAACTGGGCGGGCGGGATCTGTGGATTCTGGTGCTGGAAACCCACGGCATCAACGTCTGGTGCGCCGCCGGAAAGGGTACCTTCGGTACTGAAGAACTGGCAAGGAGGGTCAAGGCGACGGGCCTGGAAAAGCTGGTGCGACACCGCCGTCTCATCGTGCCGCAACTCGGGGCTGTCGGCGTGGCGGCCCATGAGGTGAAAAAAGCCTGCGGTTTTCAGGTCGTCTACGGGCCGGTGCGCGCCGCTGATTTGCCAGTGCTTCTCGATTGCGGCGAAAGGGCCATTACCCCTGCCATGCGCCGTGTCACTTTCACCACCCGTGAGCGCCTGGTGCTCACACCGGTGGAATTGAGCGGAATGCTCAAAATCATGCTGTGGGCGGCCCTCGCGCTGTTGGTGCTGGGCGGCATCGGTCCAGGCATCTTTTCGATCTCTGCGGCATTCACCCGTGGGGGCACAGCGGTTCTTGCCGCCCTGGCCGGTGTTTTCGCCGGCGCGGTCCTTACGCCGGTGCTGCTGCCCTGGTTGCCGTGGCGCGCCTTTGCCGCCAAAGGCGCATTGGTCGGCGGCGCCCTCGCCCTGGTGCTGGGACTGCTTGGCGCAGCCTCCGGAACGGATCTGGCGGCGCTGGTTCTGGGTATGGCCGCAGCCAGTTCCTACTGCGCGATGAATTTTACCGGCTCGACCACCTTCACCTCGCCTTCCGGGGTGGAGAAGGAAATGCGGCGCGCCATCCCTCTGCAAGGAGCGGCCTTGCTGCTGGCCGGAAGCTTCTGGCTGTGGGGCGCCTTCTAGGGCATGCACAGGACTTAATAGAAACCCAACAAGTACCTACTCAGCGGCAATACCCAATCGCGCTGCATGCTGAACAGTTACAAAGGAAAAAAACGTGAAAGAACTGCACTATCTGGAGAACGTCGCCACCCTGCATCTCGATGTCGAAACCTGCATCGGCTGCGGCCTCTGCGCGTCAGTTTGTCCCCACGGGGTGTTTGAAATAATTGCTCAAAAAGCCCAGATTCTCGAACGCAACCGCTGTATGGAATGCGGCGCCTGCGCCCGCAACTGCCCGGTCAACGCGCTTGCCGTGAAGGCCGGCGTCGGCTGCGCCAGTGCTATCATCCACAGCTGGATTACCGGTGAAGAACCGAGCTGTGACTGTGGTACAGGACAAAGCGGCAGCGGCTGCTGATATTGCGACCGATCCCAAATCTTCGATTACCAGTTCCCGTTGCAGTGTGGGAATAAGATCAGCCAAGCAACTGCTGCGTCAGCCGGGTTGCAGGGCACAAGTTGCCCTTCGACGCCTGGTTCTGAAAAAGACGAAGATCGCGGGACAAGATTGATGAGGCGGTGGCGCCAAATTTCGTCAAACCTTCCCCACCCTGCTCTGTCCGCGTTTTGGCCGGAAGCGGCAAGTCGTCCCACGCGAACAAATCGTCCAGACATTGTGAACATCCTGGAATCTAAGGATTATTCCATGAGATCCGGACAGAAAATCAGATCCATCCCGCTGGCATAAATTTCGCAGAGAAAAACAGCAAATTCATCCGTAACTATATTTAGTGAAAGTCGGTATTGAAGATGCCACCCAGAGCGTCACCCTTGGCGATACGAAAAAGTATCCCCTCTAAAATGCTGACACACCTTACCTCGGCAACGGAAGACAAGGACTATCGTCCCATCGACCTGGGCTGCCTGCATCCTGAGATCAGCGCCCCCTGCGACCTTTTTCTGCGGGTCGGGCCGCGACGCTACACTCTTTTTGCGCGTAAAGGCCTGGGTTTTTCCCAACACCACCGGCAAAATCTCTTGGAGACCGGTGTCCAGGAACTCTATATCGAGGAGAACGACGCCCCGGTTTTTTATCGCTATCTAAAAGATGCCCTGACCCAGGTGGTGCGCAATCCAAACTGTCCCTCGGAGACCAAGGCCCAGTTCGTTCATGCCGCCTGCCGCGACATCATCACCAGGGTCTACAGCGACCCGCGCGCGGCATTCATCGAGCAGGCACTGGAGGTGATTCGCCCTTGCGTCGATCTGGTGGTGCGCGATGATCGCGCCACCCGCTGCCTGGTGCAATTGACCGCCCATGACGTCAACACCTATACCCATTGCACCAACGTCGGCATTTTCAGCATCGCCCTGGCGCGCATCTTTTTCGGCAGCTCATCCGAGCACGACCTGCAGAACCTCGCTTCTGGCTTTTTCCTCCACGATCTGGGGAAATGCAAAATCCCCCTGGAAATCCTCAATAAACCGGGCCGCCTCGACGCCGACGAATGGCTGGTTGTGCAGCAACATCCCCGCAACGGCTACGATCTCCTTACCGAAACCGGGCACATGACGGATGAGGCGCGCATCATCATCCTTGAGCACCACGAAAAGGATGACGGCTCAGGTTATCCCCATCAGATGAGCGGCAGGGACATTCACCCCTATGCTCGCATCTGTCGCATCGCCGATGTCTACGAAGCGCTTACTTCGGACCGTCCCTACCATAATCGTCACAGCACCTATCAGGCGCTCAAGATGATGAAAGAAAAAATCCTGGTCGACATGGACCAGGATCTCTTCGAGCATTTCCTCAAGCTGTTTCGTTTCTGAGCCGCGTATTTTTCAGCCTAGAAAATAAGACCGATTTTCGTTAAAAACGACTCGGATGGAATCCAGTGTATCGGGCAATTCACTCAGGTTAAGGCCCAGGGCCTTGACGCTGTGCAGAGCCGCGAGATCAGTGCGCGTATCCGGGATTCTCTGCCCGATGCCGAGCTTGCCGCAAATGGCCCCGGCTAAGTGAACCGTCGCCGTGAGGCGAAACAGCTTCGGTTCCTCCCTCTGGTCAATGTTCAGGTCGGCATGGTGCAGAGTGCTTTCGATCAGGCTCTCCGAAAAGTTCCATTTCTTCAGCACCGCAGCTCCCACCACGGCATGACTGAAAGGAAAGTATTTTCTTTCGAGTTCCTGAACATCGCCCTCGCCATTGTAGACCGCCTGCATCAATTCCTGAAAAGCGTCCGGCCGGCTGTAATTGAGAACCACCTTGCCGATGTGCCGGAACAGGCCGCTAAGAAAGGCCTCCTCGGAATCGGCCGTCTCAAACCGCCGCGCCACGACCTTGGCGCCGATGGCGCAGCCAATGGCATCCTCCCACAGCATTTTTTCAAGCAGACCGAAGGATTTGTTCATGCCTTTGAGGCTGGCGGCCAACACCAGACTGCGCAGGGTTCTCTCGCCGAGCAACACGATGGCGCTCTCCAGAGTTTTAACCTGGCGCTTCATGGAATAAAAGGAGGAATTGGCGATCTTCAGAACGCGGGCGGAGAGAGCTGGATCATGCGCCACGGTTTCCGCCAACCCGGCAGCCGAAGTGCTGGTATCCTGCAACTGCTCGATGACCTTGACCGCAACGGCCGGCATGGTCGGCAGATCGCCCACGGAATTGACAACCGTTTGAAAGTCCACATTCATGAGATGCCTCAGTAGTCACCCTGGATGGTAAGATTTGCCTGATTATAGCAAATCAATTTCCAAAGCAACAGTTGTTTGTCCCTTTTTGTTCCCTACCGCAATTATCTCTCCTTCCCGTACATATTCAACCACCAGGGAAAAACTCACCCCCACAAGGCGTCACGCAGCCCCGATGAGCGCACAACGCGACGCTGGACAGCCTGCGCAATGCGTTCTTCACCACCCCATAGGGTGACGGCCTGCCGGGCGCGAGTCACGGCGGTATAAAGCAGCTCACGGGTCAGCAAAGCGGAGTCGCTATCGGGAAGCAGCAGCAGAACCTGGTCGAATTCGCTGCCCTGGCTTTTGTGCACGGTCATGGCGAACGCCGTTTCATGGGCGGGCAGACGGCTCGGAACGAATTTTCGCAGGTTGCCACCTTGAAGGAAAAAAGCACGCAATGCCCCGGCGGACTCAGGATCAGGCCAGAGCAGGCCGATATCGCCGTTGAACAGCCCGAGGCGGTAATCGTTGCCGGTGATCAGAATCGGTCGCCCGCGATAAAAAGAAGTCTTGGGGGTAAGCAGTCCGCGGCGCGCCAACACCCGTTCGACGAGGCGGTTGAGGGATTCCACCCCCCAAGGACCACGGCGCAGGGCACAGAGCAGGCGAAAGCTGTCAAAACGAACCAGGGCCTCGGCGACCTCGGTGGCCTGCAGGTAGGGGGTAAAGGCCGCAAGCAGCACCGGCTCAAGGGCGGCGTCCAGGGTTTCAGCGAGCGGTGGAAGGCGCCAGGCAACATCGGCAAGGCCCGGATCGCTCAGCAGAGCCAGACTCTGCACGCAATCTCCTTGATTGATGGCGCGCGCCAGACGGCCGATGCCGCTGTCCGCTGCAAAGCGGTAGCTTTGACGCAGCACCATAATGCTGTCGGCCAGCAGCGCCTCCTGCCCGGATACCGCCTGCGGCACAAGATCGCCGCTTAGCTCGGCAACGGCGGCGGTGAAGGGCGCGGAGAACCCCTCGCCGTTGGCCGGCCCGCAGATATCGCCGAGCACCGCCCCGGCCTCGACAGAGGCGAGCTGGTCGCGGTCGCCGAGGAGAATGAGGCGCGCTTCGGGCGCCAGGGCGTCCAAAAGAGCCGCCATAAGGGGAAGATCGACCATCGAGGCCTCATCGACGATCACCACCTCGGCAGCCAGAGGATTGCCGCGATGATGGCGAAAACCCGGCTGACGCATGCGCCCGAGGAGCCGATGAAGAGTGAGGGCCTCGTCGGGAATGCGCCGGCGCACCTCATCGCTTAAGCTCAGTCCGTCGCGGGTCTGACGAATCGCTTCCGCCAGGCGCGCCGCCGCCTTGCCGGTGGGCGCGGCCAGGGCGATGCGCAGAGGCCGGTCCGCGGCCTGCTCGATAAGCAGAGCAAGAATCTTTACCACCGTCGAGGTCTTGCCGGTTCCCGGGCCGCCGGAAATCACGCACAGGGGATGCAGCAGAGCCGCCACCGCCGCCACCCGCTGCCAGTCGGGGCGGATACCGTCGCCGCGGCCGAACAGGCGCGTCAGCCCGTCGCGCAGCAGCGCTCGGTCAGGGATAATGGCAGGCAGGCAGGCGCGCCGCCGGATCTCCGCAGCCAGGGTTTGTTCGTGCTGCCACAGGCGGTAGAGATAAAGCCGTCCCTGCTCATCGAGAATCAGCGGGACATGGACGCCGGGACACCCGACCAGAGAGCAGCCGCGTAGCGCCGCCGACCACGCCTCCGGCTCCGGCAGGGCAGCAAGTTCGGCGGCGTGTTCAGGGGAGAGCACCGTCTGCGGCGCCCTCAGATCAAGACACACATGTCCCTGCTCCGCCGCCTGGCTGACCAGCGCCGCAGCCAGTTCCAGCTCAGGACCGGCCTGCTCGGCGAGTCCCGCCATGAACCGTGCGAAGTGCCGGCTCATAGAGGACAGCGGCAAGCGCTCAAGAATTTCGGCATAGCGCGTCATGAGCGCCCCTCCAGAAAATCATCCAGCGCGCGGATCAGCCCCTGCGCCGGCCGGTCGTGATAGATTCCGCACCCCTCCCCGCCCGGAGTTCCGATGCCGCGCACAAACAGGTAAAACACCCCGCCGAAATGACTGGCGTAATCATAGCCGGGCAGCCGCGCCCGCAGCCAGCGGTGCAGGGCGAGGCAGTAGAGATGATATTGCAGCACATAATCGTCACGGACCATGGCTCTGGTCAGCAGCGCGGGCTGGTAGTCGCCGCGCTGCGCGCCGAGATGATTGGATTTCCAGTCGAGGATGTAGTAGCGGCCGCCCTGACAGAACACCAGGTCGATGTAACCCTTAACGAAGCCGCGCAGGGGTGCAAAATCAAGCCGGCCCAGGGGTTCACCCCCGGCGGCGGCCAGAGCGGGCGAAACATGACGGGAAAAAACCTCTCGCAGGCCTGGCGCCGCAAGGCGCTTGGCGGAAAAATGAAACTCCATTTCCGCCAGACGCTCCTCGGCGGCGACAGTCTCCAGATGCAGGGCGCCGAAGGTGCCGGGCAGCGGCGCCTGCATGACGCGCACCACCATGGCATGCACGGCCTCGCTCCAATCCTCGTCAAACCCGTAAAGACGCAGTTTGCGCCGCACCAGATCGTGCGCCTGGGGCGTGGCGGCGGCGGTGAAATCAAGCTCTTCGAAAATTTCGTGAAGACAAGAACCGGGTCGCGCGCCGCGCGGAAAATCGAGGATATCCGCCTTCTCGGGGCGCACTACGACAGTCGGCGGCGACGTGGGCCGCGCCAGGGAATCGCGGTCGGGCAGATCGATGCTCGCGCCACGCTCGGCGGTCAGTGACGAAAAACTGGTGATGCGCCAATCGGCGGCAATGCGCCCGTGAAATTCCCGGCAGCGCGGTTCATCCTGAAATTCAGCCGGCGGCTGCCAGAGAGTGGCGCGCGCCGGGGGAACCGGCGTCACCGACAGGCACCCGGCGCTGCTGCGCGCCAGGGTGTCGAGATCCGCGCGCAGGGCGAGGTCATCGAGTTCCTTAACATGGGCGCTGAGACGCTCCACCAGGCCGGCATCGGCAGCAGCTTTGGGCGGCTGATGAAACAGATAGGCGGGCGCGGAAGTTTCGCCTTGATTGAAGCCGCCCCACACCAGGGTGCAGAGGTTGCGGGCCCGGGTCAGGGCGACATAGAGCAGGCGCAGGTTCTCGGCCAGTAGTTCCTGCTCGGCGATAAGCTTATGTGTTTCCTTGTCGGTGGAGCCCAAATCGAGGGTCAGGGCCAGATCGGCGCGGGGATCGTGAAAGCTCACTTCCGCCTCCTTCCAGCGCGACCCGTTCCAGCTGAAGGGGCAGAACACGATGGGATATTCCAGGCCCTTGCTGCGGTGAATGGTCACCAGCTTGACGGCGTCCTCATCGGTTTCAAGACGCATCTGGTAGGCCTCGCGCGTAGGTTTCTCGCTGAGACGCGCTGCCAACCAGGTGAGCAGGCCGTCCAAGCCCAAGCGGTTTTCCACTGCCGCCTGATGCAGCACCTCGACACCGTGCAGCAGATTGGTCAGACGCCGCTCGCCGTCATCATAAGCCAGCAGCCGGGGCCGCACCTGCTCGCGGCGCAGCAGGGCGCCGGCCATGACGATGAAGCCGCGCCGCGCCCAGAGTTCGGAATACCCGGCGAAACGTTCACATAAGTTGTCCCATTGCGCCTCATCGAGCGCCGCACGTTCCAAGGCGGCGCCGTCAAAGCCGAGCATTTCCGTAGCCAAAGCACCGCGCAGGGCTGCATCGCTTGACGGATCGGCCACCGCCGTGAGTACCAGATGCAGTTCTTCCAGCTCGCGAGCATCAAAAAGGCTCTCGCTGCTGTAGAGCACGCTGGGCACGCGACGCGCCCGCAGCGCCTTCTGCATGAGCCGCGCCTGGAAATTGGCGCGCACCAGCACCGCCATATCCCCCGGCGCCACCGCGCGGCCGTGAAGCGTCAGCCGCCCCTGCCCGGCCAGTTCAAGAAGGGCGACGATTTCATCAGCCACCGCCTCGGCCAGCTGAGGCACGGCGCGCTGCGCGGCCAGGCTTTTTTCGGCGCCGCGCTCCATGAACCAGAGGCGCAGGGGTGCGCCCGCGGGCTGTCCGTCGAGGAGCAATTCGGGGATTTCCCGCGTGGCGGCGGGACGCACTTCGACAAAGGGAATGGCGTCAAACACAAAGGGCCTGGCACTGCCGCTGAAGATCCGGTTGACCGCCCGCACCAGAGGGGCGTCGGAGCGCCAGTTGGTGTTGAGGGTGAAGCGCCGCTCCACCTCGCCCGCCGCTGCCAGATAAGCGAAGATGTCGGCGCCGCGAAAGCTGTAGATGGCTTGTTTGGGATCGCCGATGAGAAACAACAGATGGTCGGCGCTTGGGTAGATGGCGCGGAATATGGCGTATTGAACGGGGTCCGTATCCTGAAATTCATCGATCAGCGCCGCGGGAAAACGTCGCCGCAGCTCTGCCGCCAGTTCCGCGCCGCCATCCCGCAGCAGAGCGCTGCGCAAATCGAGGAGCAGATCGTCAAAGGCGCGCACATTTTGCCGTCGCTTGCGGCGCGGTAGTTCGCTGCGCAACCAGGCGAGCAGATCGCCCTTGAGGGCGAGAAGACGCTGCTGCCAGGCTTCTTCAACGGCATGGATGGCGGCGGCCAGGGCATCGCAGAGGGCAAAAAAAGGATGCTCGGGCGCACTGTGGTTTTTCTTCAGCGAAGCGGCGAGCCTGGCCGCGGTGAAGCGCTCGAATTTGTCGGGGGGCGACAGGGCCTGGCCGGCGACAAACCAGCGCGATAAATCCTGTCCCCACAGGGGAAGACTGCTCACCCGATAAGATGTGCGGTTAAGGGCCGGGCTGTGCTGCAACAGGGCCAGGATTTCCGCGCTGCTGCTTGCCCAAAGGGCTGCGGCGGCGGCAAAGGCATCGTCAAGCCGACGCAGCAGGAGCTCGTCCGCAACCGGCGCCGCCTGGGGGATCAGGCGCAGCTCGGCGGCCTTGCCGTGGCGGCGCACGAAGTTCCACAGTCCGGCAGGATTGGCCCCCCTGCCCTGCGACCAGCGCAGCCAGCGGGGCTCGGCCTGGATAAAGCGCTTGCGCCAAAAATCATCGATGATCTCACGCAACAGATCGTCCTGCTCGGTCACCAGTTCGGTGTCGAACAGGCCGCCGCTTTCAAAAGCCTTCTCTTGCAGGGTGCGCTGACAGAAGCCGTGAATGGTGAAGATGGCGGCCTCGTCGAAACAGGTCAGGGCGACGCGCAAGCGCTCGCGATCGCGCTCAAGATTGTCGCTGGCGGCATACAACCCGCAAAGCAGCGGATCTTCGGACACCGCCCCGCAGAACACGTCAAAGGCGCCGCGCAGCCGTTCGCGCAGTCGCTCACGCAGTTCCTCGGTGGCCGCTTCGGTAAAAGTAACGACCAGGATCTGATCGACGCTCATTCCCTGTTCGACCACCAGCCGCAGATAAATAGCGGCAATGGTGAAAGTTTTTCCGGTGCCGGCGCTGGCCTCGATGAGGTTGCGTCCGCGCAGGGGGCTGGCGAGCAGGTCAAATTCCACCGCATCCCGGGTCACAGGGTCTCCTCCTCCTGGGCGTCAAGCAGCGGGCCGTATATCCGCAGGGCCAGGTCGCGGAATTCGGGAGTAAAAGGTTCGGCGCCGCGCAGGCTGTAACGCAACCAGGCGTCCGCGCCTTCGCCGCGGCTGTGGTCACTGCCCTCCCAGATTTTGCGTGCTTTCTCCAGGGCCACCTCCAAGGGCTTTGGCGCCAGCACTCCCGCGGCAAAGGCCGCGCTGGATTCAGGGAAGAAAGGCAGCACCCGGCACAGGCCCTCACGATAAAGCTCCAGCAGCTCAGACAGCCAGATGCGCGCCTGCTCCGGCGGCACAACCCCGAAGCGGCAAAGCTGCTCGCTGCCCACCAGCAGGGTTTCGCAGCCCGCCTCCTCGCGGTGGGCACAGGCAACGA
The nucleotide sequence above comes from Geoalkalibacter ferrihydriticus DSM 17813. Encoded proteins:
- the hgcA gene encoding mercury methylation corrinoid protein HgcA translates to MKSPQAGPCSPPESEPTSVQSCCPPEKVRELPGYRLWPFVGGWFATSVGQVPQVCTRLTWGDHLGHWQMRWGIGRLRYRIAPGLYAVGCPDADAPVVVTANYKMSFDALRRELGGRDLWILVLETHGINVWCAAGKGTFGTEELARRVKATGLEKLVRHRRLIVPQLGAVGVAAHEVKKACGFQVVYGPVRAADLPVLLDCGERAITPAMRRVTFTTRERLVLTPVELSGMLKIMLWAALALLVLGGIGPGIFSISAAFTRGGTAVLAALAGVFAGAVLTPVLLPWLPWRAFAAKGALVGGALALVLGLLGAASGTDLAALVLGMAAASSYCAMNFTGSTTFTSPSGVEKEMRRAIPLQGAALLLAGSFWLWGAF
- the hgcB gene encoding mercury methylation ferredoxin HgcB, which translates into the protein MKELHYLENVATLHLDVETCIGCGLCASVCPHGVFEIIAQKAQILERNRCMECGACARNCPVNALAVKAGVGCASAIIHSWITGEEPSCDCGTGQSGSGC
- a CDS encoding HD-GYP domain-containing protein, whose product is MLTHLTSATEDKDYRPIDLGCLHPEISAPCDLFLRVGPRRYTLFARKGLGFSQHHRQNLLETGVQELYIEENDAPVFYRYLKDALTQVVRNPNCPSETKAQFVHAACRDIITRVYSDPRAAFIEQALEVIRPCVDLVVRDDRATRCLVQLTAHDVNTYTHCTNVGIFSIALARIFFGSSSEHDLQNLASGFFLHDLGKCKIPLEILNKPGRLDADEWLVVQQHPRNGYDLLTETGHMTDEARIIILEHHEKDDGSGYPHQMSGRDIHPYARICRIADVYEALTSDRPYHNRHSTYQALKMMKEKILVDMDQDLFEHFLKLFRF
- a CDS encoding HDOD domain-containing protein → MNVDFQTVVNSVGDLPTMPAVAVKVIEQLQDTSTSAAGLAETVAHDPALSARVLKIANSSFYSMKRQVKTLESAIVLLGERTLRSLVLAASLKGMNKSFGLLEKMLWEDAIGCAIGAKVVARRFETADSEEAFLSGLFRHIGKVVLNYSRPDAFQELMQAVYNGEGDVQELERKYFPFSHAVVGAAVLKKWNFSESLIESTLHHADLNIDQREEPKLFRLTATVHLAGAICGKLGIGQRIPDTRTDLAALHSVKALGLNLSELPDTLDSIRVVFNENRSYFLG
- the recD gene encoding exodeoxyribonuclease V subunit alpha, encoding MTRYAEILERLPLSSMSRHFARFMAGLAEQAGPELELAAALVSQAAEQGHVCLDLRAPQTVLSPEHAAELAALPEPEAWSAALRGCSLVGCPGVHVPLILDEQGRLYLYRLWQHEQTLAAEIRRRACLPAIIPDRALLRDGLTRLFGRGDGIRPDWQRVAAVAALLHPLCVISGGPGTGKTSTVVKILALLIEQAADRPLRIALAAPTGKAAARLAEAIRQTRDGLSLSDEVRRRIPDEALTLHRLLGRMRQPGFRHHRGNPLAAEVVIVDEASMVDLPLMAALLDALAPEARLILLGDRDQLASVEAGAVLGDICGPANGEGFSAPFTAAVAELSGDLVPQAVSGQEALLADSIMVLRQSYRFAADSGIGRLARAINQGDCVQSLALLSDPGLADVAWRLPPLAETLDAALEPVLLAAFTPYLQATEVAEALVRFDSFRLLCALRRGPWGVESLNRLVERVLARRGLLTPKTSFYRGRPILITGNDYRLGLFNGDIGLLWPDPESAGALRAFFLQGGNLRKFVPSRLPAHETAFAMTVHKSQGSEFDQVLLLLPDSDSALLTRELLYTAVTRARQAVTLWGGEERIAQAVQRRVVRSSGLRDALWG
- the recB gene encoding exodeoxyribonuclease V subunit beta, translating into MTRDAVEFDLLASPLRGRNLIEASAGTGKTFTIAAIYLRLVVEQGMSVDQILVVTFTEAATEELRERLRERLRGAFDVFCGAVSEDPLLCGLYAASDNLERDRERLRVALTCFDEAAIFTIHGFCQRTLQEKAFESGGLFDTELVTEQDDLLREIIDDFWRKRFIQAEPRWLRWSQGRGANPAGLWNFVRRHGKAAELRLIPQAAPVADELLLRRLDDAFAAAAALWASSSAEILALLQHSPALNRTSYRVSSLPLWGQDLSRWFVAGQALSPPDKFERFTAARLAASLKKNHSAPEHPFFALCDALAAAIHAVEEAWQQRLLALKGDLLAWLRSELPRRKRRQNVRAFDDLLLDLRSALLRDGGAELAAELRRRFPAALIDEFQDTDPVQYAIFRAIYPSADHLLFLIGDPKQAIYSFRGADIFAYLAAAGEVERRFTLNTNWRSDAPLVRAVNRIFSGSARPFVFDAIPFVEVRPAATREIPELLLDGQPAGAPLRLWFMERGAEKSLAAQRAVPQLAEAVADEIVALLELAGQGRLTLHGRAVAPGDMAVLVRANFQARLMQKALRARRVPSVLYSSESLFDARELEELHLVLTAVADPSSDAALRGALATEMLGFDGAALERAALDEAQWDNLCERFAGYSELWARRGFIVMAGALLRREQVRPRLLAYDDGERRLTNLLHGVEVLHQAAVENRLGLDGLLTWLAARLSEKPTREAYQMRLETDEDAVKLVTIHRSKGLEYPIVFCPFSWNGSRWKEAEVSFHDPRADLALTLDLGSTDKETHKLIAEQELLAENLRLLYVALTRARNLCTLVWGGFNQGETSAPAYLFHQPPKAAADAGLVERLSAHVKELDDLALRADLDTLARSSAGCLSVTPVPPARATLWQPPAEFQDEPRCREFHGRIAADWRITSFSSLTAERGASIDLPDRDSLARPTSPPTVVVRPEKADILDFPRGARPGSCLHEIFEELDFTAAATPQAHDLVRRKLRLYGFDEDWSEAVHAMVVRVMQAPLPGTFGALHLETVAAEERLAEMEFHFSAKRLAAPGLREVFSRHVSPALAAAGGEPLGRLDFAPLRGFVKGYIDLVFCQGGRYYILDWKSNHLGAQRGDYQPALLTRAMVRDDYVLQYHLYCLALHRWLRARLPGYDYASHFGGVFYLFVRGIGTPGGEGCGIYHDRPAQGLIRALDDFLEGRS